A stretch of Leptospira sp. WS39.C2 DNA encodes these proteins:
- a CDS encoding protein meaA, producing the protein MSAEKKEYLLVDENGQGKPDKPWIFRTYAGHTNAKASNELYRKNLSKGQTGLSIAFDLPTQCGYSSDHEVSRPEIGKVGVPINSLEDFRILFDQIPIEEMNTSMTINGTSMWLLSLYVALAEERGVPLEKLNGTTQNDLIKEYLARGTYIYPPKDSMKIIVDMYEYCLHNIPKWNPSNICSYHLQEAGATPVQELSFALATAIAVLDAIRERNCFTAEEFEQCVGRISFFVNAGIRFVEEMCKMRAFTEMWEEITKERYGVKTAKYRVFRYGVQVNSLGLTEEQPENNAWRILIESLGVTLSRNARCRALQLPAWNEALSLPRPWDQQWSLRLQQVLAYETDLLEYPDIFEGSKVIESKVKALKEEAKLEIQKIIDMGGALVAIENGYMKSQLVKSQTERLSKINSNELVIVGKNKWTDGIKSPLMTDSDGGIFKVDPKSAEQTLGVLAEVKGRRNAEVAKKSLEELKQAAKDGKNLMPYSIACAKALVTTGEWADALREIYGEYNPPTGVDGQKLFLSDDKVSTVRGKVEAFTKARGHRPKIVVGKPGLDGHSNGAEMIAVSAKHSGFDVIYSGIRLSPEEIVQSAVEENANVIGLSILSGSHKEIAKQLFDELAHYKANIPVVIGGIIPESDFEELKKMGIREIFTPKDYDLMSIMNKIIDIISVEPVLV; encoded by the coding sequence ATGTCCGCCGAAAAAAAAGAATACCTTCTCGTTGACGAGAATGGACAGGGAAAACCTGACAAACCATGGATTTTTAGGACCTATGCAGGGCACACTAACGCAAAAGCCTCCAATGAGTTGTACAGAAAGAACCTTTCTAAAGGCCAAACAGGGCTTTCCATTGCATTTGATTTGCCCACACAATGTGGATATAGCTCTGACCATGAAGTTTCCAGGCCAGAGATCGGAAAAGTGGGAGTTCCCATCAACTCACTCGAAGACTTTCGTATCTTATTTGACCAAATCCCAATCGAAGAGATGAACACATCGATGACGATCAATGGTACGTCTATGTGGCTCTTGTCCCTTTACGTAGCACTTGCCGAAGAACGTGGAGTTCCTCTCGAAAAGTTAAATGGAACCACTCAAAACGATCTCATCAAGGAATACCTTGCTCGTGGGACATACATTTACCCTCCGAAAGATTCCATGAAAATCATCGTGGATATGTATGAGTATTGTTTGCATAATATTCCAAAATGGAACCCATCTAATATCTGTTCTTATCACCTCCAAGAAGCAGGTGCCACTCCTGTCCAAGAACTTTCATTTGCTCTCGCTACTGCCATTGCTGTCCTTGATGCCATAAGAGAAAGGAACTGTTTTACAGCAGAAGAATTCGAACAGTGTGTGGGAAGGATTTCCTTCTTTGTCAACGCAGGGATTCGTTTTGTAGAAGAGATGTGCAAAATGCGTGCATTCACAGAAATGTGGGAAGAAATTACAAAAGAACGTTATGGTGTGAAAACAGCAAAGTACAGAGTGTTCCGTTATGGGGTACAAGTCAACTCACTTGGTCTCACAGAAGAACAACCAGAAAACAATGCTTGGAGGATCCTCATCGAATCATTGGGAGTCACTCTTTCCAGAAATGCAAGATGCCGAGCACTCCAACTCCCAGCTTGGAACGAAGCACTCTCACTACCTAGGCCTTGGGACCAACAGTGGTCACTTCGTTTGCAACAAGTACTTGCCTATGAAACAGACTTATTAGAATACCCAGATATTTTTGAAGGCTCCAAAGTCATCGAATCAAAAGTAAAAGCTCTCAAAGAAGAAGCAAAATTAGAAATCCAAAAAATCATTGATATGGGTGGTGCACTTGTTGCCATCGAAAATGGTTATATGAAATCACAACTTGTGAAATCACAAACAGAAAGACTTTCCAAAATCAATTCCAATGAACTTGTAATTGTTGGTAAAAACAAATGGACGGATGGTATTAAATCACCTCTTATGACTGACTCTGATGGTGGTATCTTCAAAGTAGACCCTAAGTCCGCAGAACAAACATTAGGCGTTTTAGCAGAAGTAAAAGGCCGCAGGAATGCTGAAGTTGCCAAAAAATCCTTAGAGGAATTAAAACAAGCAGCAAAAGATGGAAAAAATCTAATGCCTTATTCCATCGCTTGTGCAAAAGCACTTGTGACTACGGGAGAATGGGCAGATGCACTTCGTGAAATCTACGGGGAATACAACCCACCTACTGGTGTTGACGGACAAAAACTATTCCTCTCCGACGACAAAGTATCAACTGTTCGAGGTAAGGTAGAAGCATTTACAAAAGCTCGAGGCCATAGACCAAAAATTGTTGTGGGAAAACCAGGACTAGATGGTCACTCCAATGGTGCGGAAATGATAGCAGTTTCTGCAAAACACAGTGGTTTTGATGTGATTTATTCGGGGATCCGACTTTCTCCAGAAGAAATCGTACAGTCTGCTGTAGAAGAAAATGCCAACGTAATTGGACTTTCCATTCTTTCTGGTTCTCATAAAGAGATCGCAAAACAACTATTCGATGAACTTGCACATTATAAAGCAAACATCCCAGTTGTAATTGGTGGGATCATTCCAGAATCCGATTTCGAAGAACTTAAAAAAATGGGAATCCGAGAAATCTTCACTCCAAAAGACTATGACTTGATGTCGATTATGAACAAAATCATCGACATCATCTCAGTAGAACCGGTACTCGTTTAA
- a CDS encoding heavy metal translocating P-type ATPase encodes MSETTSQTKTTECDHCGNPIQLVRIESKLGNDTKVFCCEGCETVYSIIHSLGGSYYYQLKGNTKLNPVEIEENETEIENELVYQKFVRSSGEYSEISVQITNIHCSACVWINEKVLNEENGILSAQINFASGRARVRFDQSKITITRILSIIRAIGYKPILFSPTEGNLQKSKQLKTLLLRIGVAGFCFGNIMILSVALYSGYFTGIDLNLKRMFHYASWVFATPAYLYSGFPFMSGFLTSIRRKTLSMDFLLFLGISMAYFYSVYVTLTDKGEVYFDSVAMIYFFILVGKYFEEKARVFASDKLESILCKLPETSVRITENGDTIIPSSEIKLGDTIQVSPGKRIPVDAILLSNETYVDESFLTGESVPIRKQKGDSILAGSLTMDNPALIRANTDYHASTLSSLKIRLEEALHLKPKIQILTERIASYFISVVFLLAFVCFGVWMFITNGNLEQSLVTTISVLIVACPCALGISVPTALVTNHILNAEKGVLLKNPSVVETLAKANTIYLDKTGTLTEGKFLVRLVTVSEDHLPFVYRIEKEINHPLAKSLIKYLSPFHLVKEKANEMELLELQNLPGLGVKGNVIWLGNKHSVLIGNQTLLKNHNISIDTHLDKEGSLIYVAIDGKMLGLFVLADEVRQGAHSFVTLLKQMIPKISILSGDRFPAVKSIANTLGIQQFYSDLSPEEKANIIQDSQNKGDVVIMVGDGINDSLSLARANVSISHSEAEDMSLEKSDVVLTSGNLNGLVHSLLSAKKTKEVILQNIIISFCYNSIMLPLAMFGLMLPVICAVFMAFSSLTVLLNSLSIRLRIPKWKPSI; translated from the coding sequence ATGAGCGAAACAACATCACAAACCAAAACAACAGAATGTGACCATTGTGGGAATCCTATACAGTTGGTTCGAATTGAATCAAAACTTGGAAATGATACAAAGGTATTCTGTTGTGAAGGTTGTGAAACGGTTTATTCCATAATCCACTCATTAGGCGGAAGTTATTATTACCAACTAAAGGGGAATACAAAACTAAACCCAGTTGAAATCGAAGAAAATGAAACAGAGATTGAAAACGAACTCGTATATCAAAAATTTGTAAGATCTTCTGGTGAATATTCAGAAATATCAGTTCAAATTACAAATATCCATTGTTCTGCATGTGTTTGGATCAATGAAAAAGTATTAAACGAAGAAAACGGAATTCTTTCCGCTCAAATTAATTTTGCATCGGGAAGGGCAAGGGTTCGATTTGATCAGTCAAAAATTACAATTACTCGAATTTTATCGATCATTCGTGCCATTGGATACAAACCCATCCTTTTCTCCCCTACCGAAGGTAACCTTCAAAAGTCAAAACAACTGAAAACCTTACTCCTCCGCATTGGTGTCGCTGGTTTTTGTTTCGGAAACATCATGATCCTTAGTGTTGCCTTGTATTCAGGATACTTTACTGGAATTGATTTGAACTTAAAAAGAATGTTCCATTACGCCTCTTGGGTGTTTGCAACACCTGCTTATTTGTATTCTGGGTTCCCATTTATGTCGGGTTTTTTGACAAGCATTCGGAGAAAAACACTTTCAATGGATTTTCTATTGTTTTTAGGAATTTCAATGGCGTATTTTTATTCCGTTTATGTGACGTTAACTGACAAGGGCGAAGTATACTTTGATTCCGTTGCGATGATTTATTTTTTTATCTTGGTAGGAAAATACTTCGAAGAAAAAGCAAGAGTTTTTGCCTCCGATAAATTAGAATCCATCCTTTGTAAACTTCCAGAAACTTCTGTACGGATTACGGAAAATGGAGATACAATCATACCTAGCAGTGAGATCAAGTTAGGTGACACAATCCAAGTTTCACCTGGAAAACGAATTCCCGTGGATGCAATTTTATTATCAAATGAAACCTATGTAGATGAGTCCTTTTTAACCGGTGAGTCTGTCCCCATCCGAAAACAAAAAGGAGATTCTATTCTCGCAGGTTCTCTCACTATGGACAACCCAGCTTTGATACGGGCCAATACAGATTACCATGCGTCAACTCTGTCTTCCTTAAAAATCCGATTAGAAGAAGCTCTACACCTAAAACCAAAAATCCAAATATTAACAGAACGGATTGCGTCTTATTTTATCTCCGTAGTATTTTTGTTAGCCTTTGTCTGTTTTGGCGTTTGGATGTTTATTACAAATGGGAATCTAGAACAAAGTTTGGTCACAACTATTTCTGTTTTGATAGTCGCATGTCCTTGTGCATTAGGGATCTCTGTTCCAACTGCCCTCGTCACAAATCATATATTAAATGCTGAAAAAGGTGTACTATTAAAAAATCCTTCCGTTGTTGAAACGTTAGCAAAAGCCAATACAATTTATCTGGACAAAACAGGAACATTGACTGAAGGAAAATTTCTAGTAAGACTTGTCACAGTTTCAGAAGACCACCTACCTTTTGTATATAGAATAGAAAAGGAAATCAATCATCCTTTAGCTAAATCACTCATTAAATATTTATCACCATTCCATTTGGTAAAAGAAAAGGCAAATGAAATGGAACTTTTGGAATTACAAAATCTACCTGGCCTTGGTGTCAAAGGGAACGTAATTTGGTTAGGAAACAAACATTCAGTTCTAATTGGAAACCAAACTCTTTTGAAAAATCATAACATCTCTATTGATACTCATTTAGATAAGGAAGGATCCTTGATTTATGTTGCCATCGATGGCAAAATGTTAGGTTTATTTGTTCTCGCTGACGAAGTGAGACAAGGCGCTCATTCCTTTGTGACCTTACTCAAACAAATGATCCCAAAAATTTCGATTCTTTCCGGAGATCGTTTCCCGGCAGTAAAATCGATTGCAAATACTTTAGGAATCCAACAATTTTATTCAGACCTTTCTCCAGAAGAGAAAGCAAATATCATCCAAGATAGCCAAAACAAAGGTGATGTAGTGATTATGGTTGGGGATGGAATCAATGATAGTTTGTCACTAGCAAGGGCGAATGTTTCGATTTCCCATAGCGAAGCCGAGGATATGTCTTTAGAAAAATCAGATGTTGTTCTCACCTCAGGGAATTTGAATGGACTTGTGCATTCATTACTTTCAGCAAAAAAAACAAAAGAAGTCATTTTACAAAATATCATCATCTCTTTTTGTTATAATTCCATCATGTTACCACTTGCGATGTTTGGTTTAATGTTACCTGTAATTTGTGCTGTGTTTATGGCATTTTCTAGTTTGACTGTTTTACTCAACTCATTATCAATACGACTAAGGATCCCTAAATGGAAGCCCTCTATTTAA
- a CDS encoding FixH family protein, which produces MFKELHPSLRNAMYVVLLSFTALVAATFYTIRLTYKHFEPVMDKNYYEIGLNYEKAIEDQKELLKQGYQITTNWDKTTILPSGDLDLNVTLNQKGKTVKVDSMVVILERNATTKNTSRYDLKPSNNDFIGKIPLKDSGTWNMRIIAMINGKSFEREGKIIVR; this is translated from the coding sequence ATGTTTAAAGAATTACACCCAAGTTTACGAAACGCAATGTATGTGGTTTTATTAAGTTTTACCGCACTTGTAGCCGCAACTTTTTATACCATCCGCCTCACCTATAAACATTTTGAACCAGTGATGGATAAAAACTATTATGAGATTGGTTTAAATTACGAAAAGGCAATTGAAGACCAAAAAGAATTACTCAAACAAGGATACCAAATCACAACCAATTGGGACAAAACTACAATCCTTCCATCAGGAGATTTGGACCTAAACGTTACTCTAAACCAAAAAGGAAAAACGGTTAAAGTTGATTCGATGGTTGTGATTTTAGAACGAAATGCTACAACTAAGAATACCTCTCGATATGATTTAAAACCATCCAATAACGATTTTATTGGAAAAATTCCATTAAAAGATTCAGGCACTTGGAATATGCGAATCATTGCGATGATCAATGGAAAATCCTTTGAACGAGAAGGGAAAATTATAGTTCGATGA
- a CDS encoding response regulator — MLQQVSKVFLIEDDVVTTFLIKTLMEKFSFATEILTFQNGAVALDALNHSGTYPDLLFLDLNMPIMNGWEFLDQIKGDRNYSQIPIYILTSSIDPADKSRSHHFPNVKGYLVKPLGVKDLKSIQWEGKNKET; from the coding sequence ATGTTGCAACAGGTATCCAAAGTATTTTTGATCGAAGACGATGTAGTCACCACTTTTTTAATCAAAACATTAATGGAAAAATTCTCATTCGCTACAGAGATTTTGACATTTCAAAATGGAGCAGTCGCATTAGATGCGTTGAACCATTCTGGTACTTATCCAGACCTTTTGTTTTTAGACTTGAATATGCCCATTATGAATGGATGGGAATTTTTGGATCAAATAAAAGGAGACAGAAACTATTCGCAAATCCCCATTTACATCCTTACCTCTTCCATTGACCCCGCTGACAAATCCCGTTCCCATCATTTCCCAAATGTGAAAGGGTATTTGGTCAAACCTCTGGGTGTAAAAGACTTAAAATCCATCCAATGGGAGGGGAAAAATAAAGAGACATAG
- a CDS encoding SH3 domain-containing protein yields the protein MLKYIAIFCFLISPMVLFPCEPFTTKTLSPIDHSSKDKSFLEFKNKFQKSLKSKDRKSLESFIDKDIHFTFGSESGKQEFFKYFQLTEKPNDSDFWNLMNDTIQLGFRKNAEGQMVAPYFFETFPSDYDPFSHYLVIGKNVNVREEASKDSKSITQLSYQIVRSEADDLDGRRLEKESNCNWKKICTPQGKAGFVCDRFIRSPLDYRAFFEKKKGQWVLTTFIVGD from the coding sequence ATGCTTAAATACATCGCCATTTTTTGTTTTTTGATCTCCCCTATGGTTCTTTTCCCATGTGAACCATTTACTACCAAAACGTTGTCACCTATCGATCATTCGTCGAAAGATAAAAGTTTTTTGGAATTTAAAAACAAGTTTCAAAAATCCTTAAAATCAAAGGATCGAAAATCACTTGAGTCCTTTATTGACAAAGACATTCATTTTACATTTGGTTCTGAGTCTGGTAAACAGGAATTTTTTAAATACTTCCAACTGACAGAAAAACCTAACGATTCTGATTTTTGGAATTTAATGAATGATACCATCCAATTAGGTTTTCGTAAAAATGCAGAAGGACAAATGGTTGCCCCTTATTTTTTTGAAACCTTCCCAAGTGATTATGATCCCTTTTCACATTACCTCGTCATTGGTAAAAATGTCAATGTGAGAGAAGAAGCATCCAAAGATTCCAAGTCGATCACACAATTGAGTTACCAAATTGTTAGGTCAGAAGCAGATGATTTGGATGGTAGGAGATTGGAAAAAGAGAGTAATTGTAATTGGAAAAAAATATGCACACCTCAGGGAAAAGCCGGATTTGTATGTGATCGTTTCATACGTAGTCCTCTTGACTACAGAGCTTTTTTTGAGAAAAAAAAAGGACAATGGGTATTAACAACATTCATCGTTGGCGATTGA
- a CDS encoding lytic transglycosylase domain-containing protein, producing the protein MRLTDIPSVSSVLNRMDSLSQMTKDPKSFVSFPDVLEKEWNRQKLNSQLSEIPQTNDSIQLPFPESIGKNIKLGQTSNKPTGDLLTTIESIAEAQGLDPNLVKAMVKAESGFKPKAVSPKGAMGLMQLMPETAEGLGVKDPFDPEENVTGGVKFLKGLLKEFKDPEKAIAAYNAGPGAVKRYKGVPPYEETKQYVSKVKRYYKDFSS; encoded by the coding sequence GTGAGACTCACTGACATCCCATCTGTTTCCTCTGTCCTCAACCGAATGGACTCACTTTCCCAAATGACAAAGGACCCAAAGTCATTCGTTTCCTTTCCTGATGTTCTGGAAAAGGAATGGAACCGGCAAAAACTAAACTCACAGTTGAGTGAAATCCCACAAACCAATGACTCCATCCAACTCCCCTTCCCCGAATCCATTGGGAAAAACATAAAATTGGGACAAACTTCGAACAAACCAACAGGAGATCTTTTAACTACAATCGAATCCATTGCAGAAGCACAAGGGTTGGATCCCAATTTGGTGAAGGCAATGGTGAAAGCGGAATCTGGATTCAAACCAAAAGCCGTCTCTCCCAAAGGAGCCATGGGGCTTATGCAACTGATGCCAGAAACAGCAGAGGGTTTGGGTGTGAAAGACCCTTTTGACCCAGAAGAAAATGTAACTGGTGGTGTGAAATTTCTGAAAGGACTATTGAAGGAATTTAAAGATCCAGAAAAAGCAATTGCTGCTTATAATGCTGGACCCGGTGCCGTGAAGCGATACAAAGGTGTTCCTCCGTATGAGGAAACGAAACAGTATGTTTCTAAAGTGAAACGATATTATAAAGATTTTAGCTCTTAA
- a CDS encoding cbb3-type cytochrome oxidase assembly protein, with translation MEALYLTIPMAMCIASFFLYVFVLAFRKGQFEDIESPKYRMFFEEEYPVQSKSETSELKIEAKDNGPTSKH, from the coding sequence ATGGAAGCCCTCTATTTAACCATTCCCATGGCAATGTGTATTGCTAGTTTCTTTTTATATGTATTTGTTTTAGCATTCCGAAAAGGTCAATTCGAAGACATTGAATCACCGAAGTATCGGATGTTCTTTGAAGAAGAATATCCAGTGCAATCGAAATCAGAAACTTCCGAACTGAAAATTGAAGCAAAAGATAATGGACCAACTAGCAAACATTAG
- a CDS encoding aspartate ammonia-lyase, which produces MLPANFRIEHDLLGEREIPKDVYWGIHTLRALENYPITGKSIGTYPDLVFALAHIKKASSLANLQLGLLSKEKTNYITEACDKILAGEFHSEFVVDVIQGGAGTSTNMNANEVITNIALELAGHSKGEYGFLHPLNDVNMSQSTNDVYPSSIKLAAVFSIRGLLFALESLQLCFRKKSEEFKDILKIGRTQLQDAVPMTLGQEFSTYDVMLGEDISRLKEATSLIGEINLGATAIGTGINTDIRYSKIVTDILAKQTGFDLNAAPNLIEATQDTGAFVQLSGVLKRIATKLSKVCNDLRLLSSGPQGGFNEINLPAKAAGSSIMPGKVNPIIPEVVNQIAYEVIGNDITITMAAEAGQLQLNAFEPIIAHSLFKSIEHLTAGCKTLETNCVSGITANREILESRVKTSAGLATALNPYIGYENATLVAKRALAENRSVESIVLELGLLEEKKLKEILRPEVLTSPHTL; this is translated from the coding sequence ATGTTACCAGCCAATTTTCGGATCGAACATGACCTTCTTGGAGAGAGAGAAATACCGAAAGATGTTTATTGGGGGATCCATACATTACGTGCCTTGGAAAATTACCCGATCACAGGAAAGTCCATTGGCACCTATCCTGATTTGGTTTTTGCGCTCGCTCATATCAAAAAAGCAAGTTCCCTCGCCAATTTACAATTGGGGTTACTTTCTAAAGAAAAAACAAATTATATAACCGAAGCTTGTGACAAAATTTTGGCAGGTGAGTTCCATTCGGAATTTGTCGTTGATGTCATCCAAGGTGGTGCTGGAACATCCACCAATATGAATGCCAATGAGGTGATCACAAATATTGCGCTAGAACTCGCAGGCCACTCCAAAGGTGAATATGGTTTTTTACACCCATTAAACGATGTGAACATGTCACAAAGTACAAATGATGTATACCCCTCCTCGATCAAATTAGCTGCTGTTTTTTCAATTAGGGGCCTACTATTTGCACTTGAGAGTTTACAACTCTGTTTCCGAAAAAAATCGGAAGAATTTAAAGACATTCTAAAAATTGGTAGAACCCAATTACAAGATGCTGTGCCTATGACCCTTGGCCAAGAATTTTCAACCTACGATGTGATGCTCGGTGAAGATATCTCCCGATTAAAAGAAGCAACTTCTCTCATTGGTGAAATTAATTTAGGAGCAACCGCTATTGGAACAGGAATCAATACAGACATTCGTTATTCAAAAATTGTCACAGATATCCTCGCCAAACAAACTGGATTTGATTTAAATGCTGCACCGAATTTGATTGAAGCCACACAAGATACGGGTGCCTTTGTCCAGCTATCAGGGGTATTAAAACGGATTGCGACTAAACTTTCTAAAGTTTGTAATGATTTACGATTACTTTCCAGCGGGCCACAAGGAGGATTCAATGAAATTAATTTACCTGCTAAAGCGGCAGGATCCTCGATTATGCCAGGAAAGGTGAACCCGATCATCCCAGAAGTAGTCAATCAAATTGCTTATGAAGTCATTGGAAATGATATAACGATCACTATGGCAGCAGAAGCAGGTCAATTGCAACTAAATGCATTTGAACCGATTATTGCACACAGTTTGTTTAAGAGTATTGAACACCTAACAGCGGGTTGTAAAACTTTAGAAACCAATTGTGTTTCTGGAATCACAGCAAACCGAGAAATTTTAGAATCCCGAGTGAAAACTTCTGCTGGACTAGCCACCGCTTTGAACCCCTATATTGGTTATGAAAATGCAACTTTAGTTGCCAAACGGGCATTAGCAGAAAATCGTTCAGTAGAATCCATTGTTCTTGAACTTGGTCTATTAGAGGAGAAAAAACTAAAAGAAATTTTGAGACCTGAAGTATTAACGTCCCCACATACATTATAA
- a CDS encoding Spy/CpxP family protein refolding chaperone — protein MISLKKALKITTTIGLVSIMAFAFGNCRGHKDFEKRIEWVASKLTSKLDLDDSQKAKLESIKGELIAKHKEMKPKHESWAKEMATQIRSEKIDTKLLDKMSVERETRHQEMRKFFQTKLVEFHAVLKPEQREKFAELVEKFASRHQPPEE, from the coding sequence ATGATCTCTCTCAAAAAAGCTCTCAAAATCACAACCACCATTGGACTCGTATCCATTATGGCTTTTGCCTTTGGCAATTGTCGCGGGCACAAAGACTTTGAAAAAAGAATTGAATGGGTAGCTTCTAAACTGACTTCAAAATTGGATTTAGATGACTCTCAAAAAGCAAAATTAGAAAGTATCAAAGGGGAACTCATTGCCAAACACAAAGAAATGAAACCCAAACATGAATCTTGGGCTAAAGAAATGGCAACTCAGATTCGTTCTGAAAAAATTGATACCAAACTTCTCGATAAAATGAGTGTCGAAAGAGAAACTCGCCACCAAGAAATGAGAAAGTTCTTCCAAACAAAACTTGTTGAGTTTCATGCGGTTCTTAAACCAGAACAAAGAGAAAAGTTTGCTGAACTCGTTGAAAAATTTGCTTCTCGTCACCAACCACCTGAAGAGTAA
- a CDS encoding TIGR04452 family lipoprotein, which produces MLKKLLLGAIALSLTNCLVLNPLGANLDREKGSVAAGRITDAAIQTDLINSTLLAGRASVSILSLLAGDIANIESDKYYIKSDVDKCVDEITGFKGFVFGSLISNIISCQDIQSDGYITGEPFPSF; this is translated from the coding sequence ATGTTAAAAAAATTGTTATTAGGTGCAATTGCACTTTCTCTCACCAACTGTTTGGTATTAAACCCACTTGGTGCTAATCTTGATCGTGAAAAAGGTTCCGTTGCAGCAGGTAGGATTACTGACGCAGCCATCCAAACGGACTTGATCAACTCTACACTTTTGGCTGGCAGAGCTTCCGTTTCTATCCTCTCATTATTGGCAGGTGATATTGCAAATATTGAATCAGATAAATACTATATCAAATCAGATGTAGATAAGTGCGTTGATGAAATTACTGGTTTTAAAGGATTTGTATTTGGGTCCCTCATTTCAAATATCATTTCATGCCAAGATATACAATCGGATGGATACATCACAGGTGAACCTTTCCCTAGTTTTTAA
- a CDS encoding sulfite exporter TauE/SafE family protein: MDQLANISFFGSILFYGLLSSFHCALMCGPFISLLQTSERSKQIPVILYHFGRMVSYSFLGLVLGFIGKGANALGDLTAIQGIAGIITFLFLLLFFIQMFLNKSNTKLGSLPKGFTNVLQKLRSKTNQSGLGFGIGIFSALLPCGVLYPAYAASFATGSALNGGLVMFTFYLGTVSMLTGLSLFMGKLRQSIHPKWIPIFGTFLILISLGFLLFRLFFHSHGESCDHLI, translated from the coding sequence ATGGACCAACTAGCAAACATTAGCTTTTTTGGCTCTATTTTATTTTATGGGCTACTCAGTAGTTTTCATTGTGCTCTTATGTGTGGGCCATTTATTTCACTATTACAAACATCAGAACGTTCAAAACAGATCCCTGTGATTCTTTATCATTTTGGAAGGATGGTATCTTATTCCTTTTTAGGCTTAGTTTTAGGTTTTATAGGCAAAGGTGCCAATGCTTTGGGGGACTTAACCGCCATTCAAGGAATCGCAGGAATTATTACCTTTCTCTTTTTACTACTTTTTTTCATCCAAATGTTTCTAAACAAATCCAATACAAAACTCGGAAGTTTGCCAAAGGGTTTCACAAATGTTTTACAGAAACTAAGGTCCAAAACTAACCAAAGTGGACTTGGATTTGGGATCGGAATCTTCAGTGCCCTACTTCCCTGCGGAGTATTGTATCCTGCTTATGCAGCTTCCTTTGCAACTGGGAGTGCACTCAATGGAGGTCTTGTGATGTTTACATTTTATTTGGGAACAGTGTCGATGCTTACAGGATTGAGCCTTTTCATGGGAAAACTCAGACAATCCATCCATCCCAAATGGATACCTATTTTTGGAACTTTCCTAATACTCATTTCTCTAGGATTTTTGCTCTTTCGATTGTTCTTTCATTCCCACGGAGAGTCTTGCGACCATTTGATCTGA
- a CDS encoding RNA polymerase sigma factor produces MADFDFETVVKETKYLVLKTIGDTLIDRFDDATEDVVQEVYFRVFKSLEKGGFDGRSKISTWIYTIARNEALRMNEKRLREEEKAKRYLQKNKTNLFQSEENDTFLKDEWIESIVQKIPEVYRQTLRLYLSGRTMEEIAKEMQVKQGTVKSRLFRTKEWIRKTIPGVKNEFQES; encoded by the coding sequence ATGGCAGATTTTGACTTCGAGACAGTAGTCAAAGAGACCAAATATCTAGTACTCAAAACGATCGGTGATACACTCATCGATCGTTTTGATGATGCGACAGAGGATGTGGTCCAGGAAGTGTACTTTCGTGTTTTCAAATCATTAGAAAAAGGTGGGTTTGATGGAAGATCAAAAATCTCAACATGGATTTACACCATTGCAAGAAACGAAGCACTTCGTATGAATGAAAAACGATTAAGGGAAGAGGAAAAAGCAAAACGGTATTTGCAAAAAAATAAAACGAATTTATTCCAATCAGAAGAGAATGATACTTTTCTCAAGGATGAATGGATTGAATCCATCGTACAAAAAATACCAGAAGTATACCGTCAAACCTTACGATTGTATTTATCAGGAAGAACAATGGAAGAAATTGCAAAGGAAATGCAAGTCAAACAAGGAACGGTGAAGTCAAGATTGTTCAGAACTAAAGAATGGATTCGCAAAACTATACCAGGAGTGAAAAATGAATTCCAAGAATCGTAA